The following coding sequences lie in one Candidatus Wallbacteria bacterium genomic window:
- a CDS encoding ABC transporter ATP-binding protein: GLSPDYLRRYPKELSGGQQQRVCIARALILRPEFIIADEPVSLLDVSVQSQIINLLNDLKKEMNLTMLFISHDLSVIRQTADRVAVMYGGQILENAPADELFDNPLHPYTQLLLKCAPVIKEESGRFMKWEIPLRHTNLEQIPQAGCPFRTKCSIEPIQVCEQMIPPLAMATAGHQVACHKVTGTRRGVEKAR, from the coding sequence AGGCCTGTCACCTGACTATCTGCGGCGCTATCCCAAAGAGCTCTCTGGCGGGCAGCAGCAGCGTGTCTGCATTGCGCGGGCACTGATTTTAAGGCCGGAATTCATCATCGCCGACGAACCTGTGAGCCTGCTGGACGTGTCAGTGCAGTCGCAGATCATCAACCTGCTGAATGATCTGAAGAAAGAAATGAATCTGACCATGCTCTTCATTTCGCACGACTTATCGGTGATCAGGCAGACTGCGGACAGGGTGGCTGTGATGTACGGCGGCCAGATCCTGGAAAACGCGCCTGCAGACGAACTTTTCGATAACCCCTTGCATCCGTATACTCAGCTCCTCTTGAAATGCGCGCCTGTAATCAAAGAGGAATCAGGCAGATTCATGAAATGGGAAATCCCGCTCAGGCATACCAATCTGGAACAGATCCCGCAGGCAGGCTGCCCCTTCCGCACCAAATGCTCGATCGAACCGATCCAGGTCTGCGAGCAGATGATCCCGCCTCTCGCCATGGCCACAGCCGGCCATCAGGTGGCCTGCCACAAGGTGACCGGTACCAGAAGAGGGGTTGAAAAAGCACGCTAA